CGACGGCCCACACGGCTTCGGGCCATTTGAACGGCCGCGTGATGACGCCGGCCGTGGCGAGCGCAGCAATGCCCCAGGAAAGAAAAACGGAATTCACAGCTTAGGTTCAGATAGTGGGTGATGCCGGCGGCCGCGCAAAGCGCGCGCAAGCTTGTTGTTCGGGGCCACAAGTTACCACAGCGACCGGTCCGTCACAGTCCGCATGTCTTTCAACACAATTAACAACAACGCGACAACAATCTGTTCCCGTCCACCCGCCTAGTCAGCTTTAATTGACATCCCTACTATTCGCATTCACACGCGGCTTCTCGCGAGCAACGGATAGAACACATGCAAATACATGCTTCAGCTCCCGCGCGCTATCACGGCGCGGCAATCGCCCTGCACTGGCTGATTGCGGCACTGATGATCTGCGGCGTCTATATCGGCTGGATCATGACCGACATCCCCGGCTTCACGCCGACGAAGCTCAAGTACTTCTCGTGGCACAAGTGGATCGGCGTGACCGTGTTCGCGCTCGCGCTGCTGCGCGTGCTGTGGCGCGCCACGCACCGCGCGCCCGCGCTCGATGCCGCGACGCCCGCGTGGCAGAAGGCCGCCGCGCATCTGGTGCATGGCCTGCTGTATCTGCTGATGCTCGCGATTCCGCTCTCCGGCTACTTCTATAGCTCGGCGGCCGGCATTCAGGTCGTGTATCTGGGCATCGTGCCGCTGCCGACGATCATCGGTCCCGATTCGGCACTGAAGGCCACGCTGCGCACGGTGCACGTGCTGCTCAATTACACGCTGCTTGCGCTCGTGATCATGCATGTGCTCGCGGCGCTCAAGCATCAGTTCGTCGATCGCGACGGATTGCTCGCGCGCATGGTGCCGTTTCTGAAGGCCCGCGCATAACGACATGACGGCATGATGAAAGCCACAGCCCTTGTCGATTGGCTACAACTTGTTGGCAATCAAATTCCTCGCGGTTTGCAATCACACCGTGCGGCTCGGATAGGATGCGTACCATCATGAAGACACCCATTTATCACTCCGCTCGCCGCGCGACGCTCGCCTCCTTCACGGCGCTTGCGCTGTTCGGTGCGAACTTCGCGCACGCCGATGTCGACCTCGCGAAGAGCAGCGTCATCGCCACGACCAAACAGATGAACGTGCCCGTCGACGGCAAGTTCAGGAAGTTCTCCGCGCAACTGAATTTCGATCCGGCGAAGCCGGCCGCGGGCAACGCGAGCGTCTCGATCGACACCGCGAGCTACGACCTCGGCGCCGACGACTACAACAAACAGGCGCAAGGCAAGGAATGGTTCGACAGCGGCGCCTTCCCGAGCGCGACCTTCGTATCGAGCTCGATCGCGCCGGCCGGCGGCAACCAGTACAAGGTGACCGGCAAGCTGACGATCAAGGGCAAATCGCAAACGGTCGTCGTGCCGGTCTCGATCGCGAGCCAGGGCGCTACGCAAACCTTCGACGGCTCGCTGCCGATCAAGCGCACGCAGTTCGACGTCGGCACCGGCGAATGGAAAGACACGTCGGTGGTTGCCGACGAAGTCGTCATCAAATTTCATCTGGTCGCGGCGAAGAAATAACCTACAACGCCACGGCACCGCATTACCCTTAGACCTCTGGAGTCCACCTTGAAGAAATCCTTCCTGTTCGCCGCCGGCGCGCTCGCCGCTGCATTGTCGTTCAACGCGATGGCCGCCGCCGAAACCTACCAGCTCGATCCGACACACACGTCGCCGAGCTTCGAGGCCGACCACTTCGGCGGCCTGTCGATCTGGCGCGGCAAGTTCCAGAAAGCCAGCGGCACCGTCGTGCTCGATCGCGCGGCGAAGACCGGCACGGTCGACGCGACGATCGACCTGACCTCGGTCGGCATCGGCAACGACAAGCTCAACGAGGAACTGGTCGGCGACAAGTTCTTCGACACCGCGAAGTACCCCACCGCCGTCTACAAGGGCACGCAGATCCGTTTCGAAGGCGACAAGCCGGTCGAAGTGATCGGCACGCTGACGATGCACGGCATCACAAAGCCGGTCAACCTCAAGATCGAATCGTTCAAGTGCATCCAGCACCCGATGCTCAAGCGTGAAGTGTGCGGCACCGAATCGACCGCGACGTTCAATCGCGACGATTTCGGCATCGACTTCGGCAAGGCGTACGGCTTCAACATGAAGACCACGCTGAATATCCAGGCCGAAGGCATCAAACAGTAATTGCCTCGCCCCGCACCCGGCGCTGCCGGGTGCGCCCTACTGGATCGCAGGCTGCGCCGGCGCATGCG
The genomic region above belongs to Paraburkholderia sp. HP33-1 and contains:
- a CDS encoding cytochrome b — protein: MQIHASAPARYHGAAIALHWLIAALMICGVYIGWIMTDIPGFTPTKLKYFSWHKWIGVTVFALALLRVLWRATHRAPALDAATPAWQKAAAHLVHGLLYLLMLAIPLSGYFYSSAAGIQVVYLGIVPLPTIIGPDSALKATLRTVHVLLNYTLLALVIMHVLAALKHQFVDRDGLLARMVPFLKARA
- a CDS encoding YceI family protein, which gives rise to MKTPIYHSARRATLASFTALALFGANFAHADVDLAKSSVIATTKQMNVPVDGKFRKFSAQLNFDPAKPAAGNASVSIDTASYDLGADDYNKQAQGKEWFDSGAFPSATFVSSSIAPAGGNQYKVTGKLTIKGKSQTVVVPVSIASQGATQTFDGSLPIKRTQFDVGTGEWKDTSVVADEVVIKFHLVAAKK
- a CDS encoding YceI family protein, giving the protein MKKSFLFAAGALAAALSFNAMAAAETYQLDPTHTSPSFEADHFGGLSIWRGKFQKASGTVVLDRAAKTGTVDATIDLTSVGIGNDKLNEELVGDKFFDTAKYPTAVYKGTQIRFEGDKPVEVIGTLTMHGITKPVNLKIESFKCIQHPMLKREVCGTESTATFNRDDFGIDFGKAYGFNMKTTLNIQAEGIKQ